The DNA sequence GGCTTACCAACCGCAACCATTTTCATCACACCAGCTGGGGCGAGAATTTGCATGGACGCTATGATAGTATTGTCAGCAATCCCCCCTATATTTGCGAAGCTGATATGGCAGGGCTGGAGCCGGAAGTAACCCAATATGAACCACACAGCGCGTTGGTTGGGGGCGTAGATGGTTTGGATGCGTATCGTGCTCAGATGCCCGATATTAAACGGCTGCTTGCCCCGCAGGGAATTGCTGTATTAGAATTTGGACAAGGACAAGCGAAAGATGTTGTGGCAATTGCAACAGCATACGGCTTGCAAGCCCAAGAAATTTGTAACGATCTAGCCAGTATCGAACGTTGCGTTGTATTATCCCATATGCAGACAGGCAATGATAATGAGTGAGAATTCTAACTATGAACCGAACCAATCAACAGTGAAAGAGAGAG is a window from the Alphaproteobacteria bacterium genome containing:
- a CDS encoding protein-(glutamine-N5) methyltransferase, release factor-specific gives rise to the protein LTNRNHFHHTSWGENLHGRYDSIVSNPPYICEADMAGLEPEVTQYEPHSALVGGVDGLDAYRAQMPDIKRLLAPQGIAVLEFGQGQAKDVVAIATAYGLQAQEICNDLASIERCVVLSHMQTGNDNE